CCGGCCGGTCCTGCAGCTTCGTCCACCACAGGAGCAGCAGCGCGCCGACGGCGCCTGCCCACAACCACGACGCGACCCCGCCTGCCGCGCCCGCGAGGAAAAGACCGCTCGCGACGGCGAAGACCCACGTGAGAACGGATGCCAGTACCGTCACGACCGCGGCGAGCGTCGCCGCGACCGGCGCTCGGCGGAAGACGTCGACACCACGGAGTGCACCCCGGCGTCCCCGCGCCGCAGCGGGGAGCACGCACGCCGCCGCGACGGCGACGAGGGGAAGCGCGAGCGGCACGAGGATGCCCACGAGGATTCCGGCCACGAGGATCACCCCCGTCCAGGCGAGCACCGATCGCCACGCGACGGGGAGTCCCACGATGGCCGTGGTCGCTGCCGACGTCACCGCGATCTGCGCGAAGAGCGCGAGCGCGGAGACCGCCACGGCTGCGATGAAGGCCGCAGACTCGGTCGTGCCGGTGCCCGGAAGCGCCGTGACCCCCTGCACAGCGGCACCCAGCAGGACGATGCCTACGAGTCCCATCCACGACCGTCGACGTCGGCGCGTCATCGCCCCGCCATCGCCTTCTCGAGCACATCGTGGAGCGACCCGTCGTAGAGCGTCTCGTCTCCGACGACGACGATGAGCGCATCGGGGGCGTCGGAGGTGGAGGTGATCCGGATCGTCGTGCCGTCGAGGGTGTCGCCCGCGCACGCGACGGTCCCATCGGTGTCCGTGCAGACGGGCGCCGTGCGGATGTCGACGCCCTCGTCGACGAGCACGTCGAATCCCGCGAAGCGCACTTCGGCGAGGCGGTCGCCTCCCACGGGCGCGATCGCCTCGATCTGCGAGCATCCCGCCAGGAGCATCAGGATCACACTGAGGGATGCCACGGCCGCGCGCTTCATCGGCGGTTCCTCTCTTCGTGGGCCAGGATGCGGCCGCGCTCGGCGATGTGCTGCGCCTCGAGCGCGGCATCAGTGATCTGTTCGAGGTCGAACGGCGCCGGCAGCAGGAGCTCGGTGTTGCGATCGAGCGGAGATCCCCGGCGCATCGACGGAGACTCGGCCCAGTCGTTCGCGGCGAGCTCCCGTGCGCGCGACGCGAGGTCGATCGATCGGCCCGAGGATCCCGGCACGGCGGGCGACGCGTGGTCGAGGACCGTCGTGAACAGCGACAGCGTTCCGTCGCGGTTGTCGACGATCTCGATCACCTGCTGCTGCTGCGGGAAATCGATGCACGACGCCGTCGTGATCTCCCAGAATCCGCCCGTCGGCGACGTGTGGGCGAGGATCTGATTGAGGTGCGTGTGGCCGTTGAGCCACGCGACCGCGACGGGATGCCGAAGGAGGAGATCGATGACGGCGTCGGCGTGGTGGAGCACGTCGTTCTGCCCCGGCCGCTGTGCCGTGTTCTCGAGGGTGAGGCTGTTGTGGTGGCTGAGGACGAGGACGAGCTTCTGCTCGGCCTCTGCCGCCGCGAGCTCCGCCTCGAGCCAGCGGAACTGCACGTCGGGGAGAGCGCCGTCCGGTCCCGCGACGGAATTGCACGTGTCGAGGCCCAGGACGCGCACGTAGGGACTGAGTTCGGCGCGCCACCAGGTCTCGCCGGTGTCGAGGTTCTGCTGTGTGAAACCGTGCCCCACGGGACCGGGTTCCCGCTCGGTGCGGAAGTGCTCAGCCATGAACTCGCGGTTCTCGAACAGACGCCGCTCGGGATTCGCCGTGACGCTGCGCATGCCCGGTCGCCCGAACCCGAGCGCCAGTCCGAGGGTGTCGACGGCCTGCTGCACCGCACCGCCGCTCGACGCGTAGCCGTTGAGGGCGAGAGCGGCGGTGGCCTCGAGCGAGAACGACTTACGCCCTCCGACGGCGAGCGCGTGCAGTTGCGGCGTCAGGGTGAACGTCCCGAGGAGCAGCGTGTCGTGGTTGCCGTAGACGGCGTACCAGGGAGCGGGGAGGCCCGGCGAGGTGACGGGGTTCGCGATGGCGTCGGCGAGCAGTCCGCGGAGCCGGGGGAAGCCGTATTCACCGAAGGCGCCGCCCGTCGGATCGTCGGGGCGGTATGCCCACGTCGCCTCCGGCCAGGCCTGCACGCCCTGGAACACCCGTCCCGACGATGCGGGGTCGATCGCGAGCCCGTCCATGAGATCGATGTACCAGCGCAGTTCGAGATGCGAGTGCATGTCGGCGCTGTCGCCCGTCACGACGGCGGCGGCCATGGGCGCTCCCGTGAGCGGGCTGTAGCGAGCGTCCGAGAAGGCCTGCACCATCGCGGCGGTCGTGTGCGGGCTGAGGGGATCGTGCGGATGGAACGCCGATCCCCAGGCCGAATGGTCCTGCACGATCATGGGTTCGATCCGCCCCGGAGACTGCGCGTCGATGACGTGCAGGTCGGACAGGTGGCCGACGTACAGGAGCGACCGTCGCCTGGTGGTCCGCGTCGCGTCAGCCGTCCGTCGCAGGACGTCCAGGCGCGGGATATAGGGCTCGCCCGGCCCCGTCGTGAGGGTGCGGTAGCTGCCCGCGGAGACACCGCCGTGGAGGATCGTCTGCAGCAGCGTCGTGGGCACGGCTTCGGCGGTCGCCGCCGGGGGAATGGCCGCCGCGCGCAGGGCTTCGGCCGGGATGCCGAGGCTTGCCGCGACGAGGGCCGTGCGGGCGAGAAAGGCGCGCCGGGAGAGTCCGCTCATCGGTGCTTTCCAGTCGGGGGGACGACGAATCAGCCACATCATGGCAGGAGTGGATGCCGCGGGCCAACTCTCCTTCCGCCGGGTGTCCCGGGGGTCGCTCGCACCGTTCACTCAGGAGACGTGGACGGGTCGTCCAGGCGGCATGGGGCACACTCGATGGCTTGCGTCCGCACCCGAGGGCGCAAGCCGTGTTCTTCGGAGGTTCCCCCGGCATGCCCGCATCCGCTCGTCTTCGTTCCCTCGCCATCGGCGCGCTCTGCGCCGGCCTCGCCCTCGGTGCGATCACGGTCGGCGGTCTCACACGGACGGGCCCCGTCTCGGCTGCCGCCGCGGCATCCGTCGTCCCCACCTATGGAGCCGTCCCCGTCGCTTCTGGACCTGCTCCTTCGTCGCTTCGGGGTCCGCTCGATGCCGTCGTCGACGATGCGGATGCCGCGCTCGTCGAGGCCCGCGCCGCCCAGCGGGACGTCTCGGCGGTCACCGGCGCCGTCGCGCGGTCAGGGCTCGATCTGCCCCTCGACACCGCCATCGACACGACCGACCTCGAGCAGGCGATCTCACGCCTCGAGAACGCCGATCTCACCCCGGTCCTGATGCTGCCCGCCCTCAGCGCGGAGGCATCGGACGCGACGGACGCCGCGGCCCTGCGCACGGCCGTCGTGCGGACGGTCCTCGACACCGCGCTGCTCCAGCAGGCGGCGGAGGATGCCGCCGTCGAGGCTCAGCGCCAGGCGGAAGCCGCGGCAGCCGCCGCGCAGGCAGCCGCGGAAGCCGCCGCGCGGGCCGCCGCCGAAGCGCAGGCACGTGCGAACACGGTGGAGGGCGCTCAGGCCGTCGCGCAGAGCATGGCAGCCGAGCGTTACGGCTGGGGTGCCGACCAGTTCTCGTGCCTCGTCTCGCTGTGGAAGAAGGAGTCGGGGTGGAACTACCAGGCCTACAACGCGTCGAGCGGTGCCACCGGCATCCCTCAGGCTCTTCCGGGGAGCAAGATGGCGACGGCCGGTGCCGACTGGCAGACGAACGCGACGACCCAGATCGCATGGGGCCTGGACTACATCGACCGCGCCTACGGCACCCCGTGCGCCGCGTGGGGGCACTCGCAGGCGACCAACTGGTACTGATCCGGATGCCGCGGCGGCACGCGCCTCAGACGAAGCGGACCCAGTTCGCGACGGCGCCCGTCTCGATCCGCTGACGCAGCTCGAGGCGATCGCCGTCGACGGCGTAGAGCGAAACGGTCGTCGAGCGTTCCCCCGCGGCGACGAGGAAGGCGCCATCGGGACTCACCGCGAACCCGCGTGGTTGCTCCTCGGTCGTGAAGAAGCGTGTCGGGGCTGAGAGGGAGCCGTCGTCGGCGACCTCGACGGCGGCGAGCGTGCTCTCGGTCCGTTCGGAGCACCAGAGGCGTCGTCCGCCCTCGCCGATGTGGATGTCCGCACCCCAGATGACGTGATGCTCGAGCGGGTGGATCCCGAAACGACTGTGTCCGAGATTCTTCCCCGGGTCGACGGCGCTCGCCGAGCCGCGCAGGTCGAGCGTGCCCGTGACGGTGTCCCGCGCGTAGTGCAGCACCTCGCCCGAGAACTCGGTGAGGACGTAGACCGCGTCCTGCGCCTCGCTGAGCACGAGGTGGCGGGGGCCGCTCCCGGCCGGTGCCGGGACGGTTTCCGGATCGAGGGGGTGCAAGCGCATCTCGCCATCGATGGAGTACTGCGCGATGAGGTCGTCGCCGAGCGAGACGAAGTAGGCGAATCGTCCGTCGTCGCTCGGGAGGACCGCGTGAAGGTTGGCGAACTCGATCCGCGAGACGGGGGATGCCACGACACCGTCCTGGATCGTGGCTGAGAAGCCGTATCCCGCGCCGTAGGCGGCGCCGAGCAGGCCCGTGCCGCCCCGTGTGAGCGAGAGGTAGTTCATGCCGCCGACGGGGAGGTCGAGCCTCGAGCGGTGTGTGAGGCGTCCTGTTTCGCGATCGAGGGCGAGCGTCGCGACGCCCGCGTGTTCGTGCTCGCCTCCTGCCTTGACGGCGGCATACACGAGGTCGCGGTCGGCGTCTATGGCGAAGGCCGAGCAGCCGACGAGCCCCTCCGTGACGGCGAGTCGCTCGAGGGATCCCTCGGAGAGCCGGAAGACGCTGATGCTGCCGTCGCCGGAGTTGGCGACCAGGACGAGTGCGGAGTGGGTCACCCTTCGATCGTAGACAGGGTCGCCGTCAGACGCGGCGGAGCAGCACCACGGAGTCCCCGAGCGTCGCGGGCGCCCCATCCGGCCCGACCGCCGCGCGCGAGCGGACGTCGACGATGAGCGTCTCCCACTCGGTCGCAGGAAGATCGAGGCTCGCGAGCTCCTGCTCGGGTGACAGGAACACGTGGTGCGCGACGTGCTCAGGTCGCGCCCAGGGCGGCGGCGCCGCGTGCGACACGACGAGGAGATGTCCGCCCCGTGCCACGAGACCGGCGGCGCGGCGAAGCGCCCGCGCGCGGTCCAGCGCGACGCGGGAGTGCAGGAAGCTGGCGGTCACGAGCCCGAACGAACCGTCGATCCCTGCGGCGCCGAGCGGGTCCGTGTCGTCGAGGTCCCCCGCGATGAATCGCGCGCTCACGCCCGCCTCCTCGGCGGCCGCCTGAGCGCGGGCGATGGCCGCCGCGGAGAGGTCGATCCCCGTGGCATCCCACCCGCGGCGTGCGAGCCAGACGACATCCGCGCCCTCTCCGCAGCCGAGGTCGAGGGACCGAGTCGGCACGAATCCGCCCACGACGTCGACGAGGGTCGCGTTGGGGTTCCCCGACCACATGCGGTCGGCGTAACGGTCGTTCCAGTAGCGTTCGGGCTCGGCGATGGCGCGGGCGACGTCCTCTTCGACGAGGGCGGCATTGGCGCCCGCACCCGCCATCGAGCCCGCGCCCATCGAGACCGGCACGTTCGCGTAGGGAGTGACGACATTCCCCGCGGCCCAGATGCGAGCCGAGCTCGTCCGTCCCAGCGCGTCGACCTCGAGGAGACCCGCGTCCGTCCGCGCGAGTCCGAGCCCCGCGACGAAGGCGTCGTGCGGACGGGGCGCGCCCGCCGTGAAGATCGCGTCGACCGGAACGCGGCGTCCGCCCGCGAGGTGCACGGTTCCGTCTGCGAACGCGACGACCGGATGCGTCTCGACGCCGATGCCGCGTGCACGGAAGGCGCGAAGCACGTCGGGAGCGAGTTCGCCGGCCGCCGCGGTGAACACCACGACGTCGTCGCTCCACTGGCGGACGAGCTGCGCCTGGTGGAGCTGCAGCGGCGACAGCAGCAGTACGCCCAACCGCCGGTCGCGCACCTCCCAGCCGTGGCAGTACGGGCAATGGAGGACGGTCGACCCCCAGCCCTCCGCGAGTCCCGGGATCGCGGGGAGTTCGTCGGTGATCCCGGTCGCGATGATGAGGGCGCGGGCCGTCTCCGTGCGGCCGTCGGTCATGCGGACGGTGACGGACGCGTCGCTCTCTTCGACGGCATCGACGGATGCCGCGACGATCTCCACGCCGTACGCCTCGAGCTCGGCGCGACCCCGGTCGAGGAGCTCGGCGGGCGGTATGCCGTCGTGCCCGAGCACGCCGTGCATGTGCGCCGCGAACCGGTTGCGCGGTGAACCGGCGTCGACGACGAGCGTGCGACGGCGCGCCCTCCCGAGCATCTGCGCGGCGCTGAGGCCGGCGATGCCGGCTCCGATGACGATGACATCCCACTCTTCCATGTGCTCAGCATGAGTGGCACGATGTCAGAGAGCAAGCTAGTTTGCTGAATCAGCAAGGAGAGCGAATGACCGACGACTTGGCTCACGTGGGTCCGCGCCTGCGGGCGGCACGACAAGCGAAAGGACTCACGCTCGAAGAGGTGGCGGGACGATCCGCCATGTCGGTCAGCACCCTGTCGCGGTTGGAATCGGGCAAGCGCCAGGCGACCCTCGAACTCCTCGTGCCGCTGACGCGGCAGCTCGGCATGAGTCTCGACGACCTCGTGCGCTCCGAGACGAGCGACCCCCGTGTGCGCCGCGCGGCGGTGAAGCGCCACGGACTCATCGTCGCGCCGCTCGCGCTCGAGGACTCGCCCGTGAGCACCTACAAGGTCACATTTCCGCCTGTCGCGGACCTTCCCGACCTTCGCGTGCACGACGGGTTCGAGTGGCTCTACGTACTCAGCGGAAAGCTCCGTCTGCGTGTGGGCACGCAGGATCTCATTCTCGGTCGCGGTGAGGCCGCCGAGTTCGACACGCGGACGCCCCACGCGCTGAGTGCGTCGGGATCACGCGCCGCCGAAGTGATCAGCATCTTCAACGCCGCCGGCGTGCGTCTTCACACCCACGGCCTCGACGAGACCGGGAACGAGGGTGAGGCGTCAGTACCAGCCGACGGACTGTGAGTGGCTCCAGGCGCCGCATGGCGATCCGTAGCGGCCGGCGATGTAGCCGAGTCCCCAGCGCACCTGCGTCGCAGCGTTCGTCTGCCAGTCGCCGCCCGCGCTGGCCATCTTGCTGCCGGGGAGCGCCTGCGGGATGCCGGTCGCACCGCTTGAACGGTTGTAGGCCTGGTAGTTCCAGCCCGACTCCTTGTTCCACAGCGACACGAGGCACGCGAACTGGTCGTCGCCCCAGCCGTACTCGGGGAGCATGGCGCGTGCCGATGCCTGCGCGCCCGCGGGGCTGTTGTCTCCCGCCGTCCCGCCCGTCGCGTAGACGGGGTTCGGTGCGGCAGGGGCCGCCGGCGTCCGTGCCGCTGCGGCAGCAGCTTCCGACGCCGCGGCGGCCTCGGCCTCGAGACGTGCCTTCTCGGCAGCCTCCGCCTCCAGGCGTGCCTTCTCTGCGATCGCGGCGTCGAGGGCCGCGCGGAGCTCGGTGACGCGCGCGTCGACGGGGTCGACGAGGTCGACGACGTCCTCCGTCAGGCCGGGGAGGAAGATGGTGTGCTGTGCGTCGGTCCCGCGCTCGAGACGCTCGGTCGCCTGCGAAAGCTCGTCCGTCGCGACACCCGCGTCCGTCGCGCCGAGGTCGACACCTGCGGCCGCGATGTCCGCCTGGACGGTCTCGGCCGCGTCGAGGGCGCCTTCCGCCGTCGCGAGAGCTTCACGGGCCGCCGTGACGACATCGGATGCCTCGGCGGAGCCCGCGATCATGGCGGGCTCGACGGGCAGAGAGTAGGACACGAGAGCGAAGTCGTTGAAGGGGGCTTCGGCCTGGTTCGCCGACACCGCCTGCGCACTCGAGACCGGGAGGCCGCCCGTCACCCCTGCGGTGGCGAGAAGACCGACGGCGAGGCTCGCGGCGACGATGGCGGGGCGGCGACGCGAGCGGCGTTCCGCGAGGCGGCGAAGTCGGCGGGCAGGGGAAGAGGACGTGTCTGAGCGCATCGAGAAAGAGTTCCGTATCGGGTGTCCGCGCCGTCGGGTAGGCGCGGTGAGGCCGCAGAGCGGCGCAAGTCACGCAGTCTGCCCACCCAGGCTGGACAGGCAAGGTACGTTCCCTGGGTGTTTCCTGTGAGCGGTGAGACGATTCGCTCCTCGAGGACAGCCCCGAGAATGGCCTTCGCAGTACCCTGGCGGGGTGCATCGGATCTACACCATGGCCTTCTCCGCGGTCTATCCGCTGTATGTCGCGAAGGCCGAACGGAAGGGGCGCACACGAGCCGAAGTCGACCAGGCGATCCGCTGGCTGACCGGCTTCGACGAGGATGCGCTGAACCGACATCTGGCTGAGAACACGACGTTCGAGGAGCTCTTCGCGGCGTCCGATCTCAATGCGAACGCCACGCTCATCACGGGAGTCGTGTGCGGGGTCCGGGTGCAGGACATCGAGGATCCACTCATGCAGAAGATCCGCTATCTCGACAAGCTCATCGACGAGATCGCGAAGGGACGCCCCATGGAAAAGGTCCTCCGTACGGCCTGAAGCGCCTCGGCCGGCGTTGCGGCGCCGGTGTCGCGAGTCCTGCGTACGCTGGGCGGGTGCCCGACTCACATCAAGAGCTGAGCGCACGGGAGCAGTTGTCGGCGCTCGCCGAGGCCGCCGCTGAGCGCCGCGCCGCACCCCGTGCGACGATCTCTGCCGCCACGAATGGTCCTCCGTCGTCCGACGGCCGACCGGCGGCGATCCTCATCCTCTTCGGCGTCCTCGACGATCTGCCCGCCGATCGCGACGCCCGCTCCGCGACCGTCGGGCGCGACCTCGACGTGCTGCTCCTCGCGCGCGCGACGACGCTGCGGTCTCACCCCGGACAGGTCGCGTTCCCGGGAGGGCGGGTCGATCCGGGTGATGCCGACGCGGTGGCCGCAGCCCTCCGCGAAGCCCAGGAGGAGACCGGCCTCGACCCCGAGGGAGTCGACGTGCTCGGTGTTCTCGAAGAGATCCCTCTGGAGTACTCGCAACATCTCGTCACACCCGTCCTGGCGTGGTGGCGTGAGCCGTCTCCCGTCCGGGTCGTCGACGTCGCCGAATCCGCCGACGTGTTCCGCGCTCCCGTGGCCGAACTGCTCGATCCGGCCCATCGCGGCTCGACCGTCATCCGGCGCGACGGCGGCGAGTGGCGCGGGCCGGGCTTCCTCGTGCCGCACGCGTCGGGCGAGCATCTCGTGTGGGGCTTCACCGGGATGGTGCTCGACGAGATCTTCAACAGGCTCGGGTGGACCGAGCCATGGGATGCCGCGCGCGAACTCCCGTTGCCGCTGCCGGACGGTGACGACACGGGACGGTGACGACACGGGACGGTGACGACACGGGGCGAGAGCGCGCGGCATCCCCTCACAGACCGCGGAGCTTCTCCAAGAGAGGCTCTGCTGCTTCGGCCAGGAAACGGTCCTGCTGCTCGTCGCCGATCTGGACGATCGCGATGTCGGTGAACCCGGCGTCGATATAAGGGCGGACGCTCTCGGCGATCGCGTCGAGGTCGGGGCCGCACGCGATCGACTCCGCGACGTCCTCGGGACGCACGAACTGCGACGCGGCCTGGAATCCGGCGGGGGTGGAGAGTTCGGCGTTGACGGGCCAGCCGCCCCCGAACCACCGGAACTGATCGTGGGCGCGGGCGATCGCGGCATCCCGGTCGGGATCCCAGGAGATCGGGATCTGGCCGATCTTCCGCGACGTGCCACCGCGCGCGGCATCCCACCCGCTCACGAGCTCCGCGTCGGGCTCGACGGCGATCATGTGGTCGCTGAGGGGAGCGAAGGATTCGATCGATTCGCTTCCCGACACCGCGACGCCGATCTCCACACCGGCATCCGGGACATCCCAGATGCGTGCCGAGTCGACGCGGAAGTACTCGCCGTCATACGTCACGAGCTCACCCGTGTGGAGTTCGCGGATGATCTCGATCGCCTCGGTGAGCATCGTCTGGCGCGTGTCGACGCTCGGCCAGCCCTCGCCGACGACGTGCTCGTTGAGGTTCTCACCCGATCCGAGGCCGAGGAGGAACCGCCCCTCGCTCAGGATCTGCAGTGTCGCTGCTTTCTGCGCAACGACGGCGGGGTGGTATCGCATCGTGGGACACGTCACATAGGTCATGAGCTCGACGCGGCTCGTCGCCTGCGCGACGGCTCCCAGGACGGTCCACGCGTACGGTGCGTGACCTTGACTGACGAGCCAGGGCGAGTAGTGATCGCTCGACACTTCGAAGTCGAAGCCCACGGCCTCGGCGGACTGCGCGTAGCGGACGAGCTCGAGCGGACCGCTCTGCTCGGTCATGAGGGTGTAGCCGAAACGGGTCATGCGATCACCGCGCGGGAGTGCGGTTCTCGGCGCTGACCATCCACGCGAACTGCTCGAGCGACTCGAGGATCGCGTGCAGGATGTCGGCGCTCGTGGGGTCCTCATCGTCGACGTCGTCGTGGACGGCGCGGCAGGTCCCGATGGCGGACTCGAGGCGCTCGGTCATGAGGTCGATGACGTCGGTCGTCGCGACCTCTCCCATGGGGAACTCGGCGAGGGTCGTCGTCTCCGACACGGTGTCGCTCCGGCCGTCGGGGAGGGCGTGCAGCGCGCGCATCCTCTCGGCGATCGTGTCGCTGAACGTCCGAGCGGCCTCGATGATCTCGTCGAGCTGCCGGTGGGTGTCACGGAAGTTGCGCCCCACGACGTTCCAGTGGGCCTGCTTCCCCTGGCTCGCGAGTTCGATGAGGTCCACGAGGACGCGCTGGAGGTTCTCGCTGAGCGCCCGGGAGGCCTGGAAGCCGTTCTCTGCGTTCTGCTCGTCGGTGAGCTGCGCGCCGCCGGTCGCGGTGCGCCGGTTGGCCTTCTTCGGTGCCGTCTTGGTCTTCGCTTTCGTCGCTGTCGTCGACATGGCTGTTCCTTTCGTGCGGATGCCCCGACGCTATGCCTGCGCCGGGAGCAGTGCGCGGGGCTTGTCCGCGCATGGTGTGCGTGCTACTCGCGCTCGGTCCTGTGGAGAACTCCGACGAGTGTCGTATGTATGTTCTATCTTTCAAGGATGGAAGAACAGACCGACGGGCCGGACGATCTCGGGCCTCCCTCCGATGAGGTGCCGGGCGGCTTCGATGACCCGTTCGTCGGTGCGTGCGAGTGCGACGCGTGTGGGACGCACGGCGAGGGCGGCTTCGATCCGCCTGACGCCGTCGATCGAGTCTCCGAGATCTCGAACTATCTCGGGTCCGTCGTCGCCGATCGCCTCGTCGCCGTCGCTGCCATGAGACGTGAGGTCATCGCGGTGGGGCCTGTGCATGCGTCGCTCGAGATCATGGAGCGTTCCGTGCGGCTCGAACTCGCGGCGACGCTGCGGATCACCGAGTACTCCGCGGGCGAACTGCTCGCGCTCGCCGAGGCCGTCGTCGACAGGTATCCCGCGATACGGGGTGCGATCGCGCGTGCGGACATGACCGAGCAGCATGCGAAGATCCTCGTCGCAGGCACCGACAGCGTCGATCCCCTCCATCGCGCCTTCATTCTGGAGCGCGGGATGGAGCTTGCGAAGCACCATCCCGTCGGTCAATTCCGCCGTCACCTCGCACGACTCATCGAGTCGGTCCGCGAGACGACGCTCGCACAGCGTCACGAGGCGGCGCTCGCGGACCGTCGGGTCGCCGTCGAGCCCGGTGCCGACGGCATGGCGTGGCTACACCTCTATGCTCCTGCGGTCGAGATCCACGCGATCCACGGCCGCATGACCGCGATCGCGAAGCAACTCAAGAAGCAACCCGACGAGGCTCGCACGCTCGACCACCTGCGCGCCGATGTCGCGTGCGATCTGCTGATCGACGGGGCTGCCGAAGCGCATCCGGCGCCTGTTCGCGGCATCCGAGCATCGGTCGTCGTCACGGTGCCCGCGCTCGCACTCCTCGGCGACGGTGAGGCCGTGCCGCCGGGGTGCGACCCCGCGAGCGTCGAGGGCGTCGGCCCGATCCCCCTCACGACGGCGCGCCGCCTGTGCGGCGGGTCCGGGGGATGGATGCGCGTACTCACTCACCCCGAGACCGGGATGGTGCTCTCCGTGGGGCGTGACCGTTACCAGCCCCCGCCGGAACTCGCGAAGCTCGTCAGGTGGCGAGCCGAGCGCTGCATGGCTCCGGGATGTGAAGTACCGGCATCCCGGTGCCAGGTCGATCATTCGATCGCGTGGCAGCACGGCGGGTCCACGGCGCTCTCGAACCTCGGTCCTCTGTGCCAGGGGCATCACACCGTGAAGCACCATGGCGGGTGGTCGATCCGTCAGCTCGACGGCGGCGCCATCGAATGGACGTCTCCGACCGGACGGCAGTATGTCGTGCAGCCGGAGAGGCGGGTGCCCGTGTTCCGCCCGACGGATGCAGGGGCGGGGTGAGGCCGCCCTCCTGACGACGGAGTATTCTCGCGGCATGACCGACCGTGCGGGCACGAACGAACCGGGTGGCTCCGACGAACTGGAAGCCGCGCGCGATGCTCTCGTGGGCGACGCCGGGCAGACGACGGTGAGCGCCGAGATCGACGAACTTCGCCGCGAGATCCTGATTGCGCGCAAGGGTCGCACGCGCGAGTAGGCCGCGAGTAAGCACAGATGCCCCCTGGTCGAAACCAGGAGGCATCTGCTCTCAGGGGGCCCTTGCACAAACCCACTGGAGAGGCGAGCCGGCCGAGGTGTCGGGGACCTCGGCCGGCACCGCCCCAGTCGGGGGACTAGTTGAGGGTGAAGGTGAGCGTCTTGGCGTTGCCCGCGACGTCGTAGACGACGAGGGTGTTCACGCCGGAGACTCCGCCGAATGCACCGACCTTGACGAAGTTCAGATCAGACCACGCGTTGTTCGTGAGGTCTTTCATGACTCCGTTGAGGGTCAGCTTGTCGATCTTGCCCGCGTCGTTGAGCTTGAAGCTCACGAGCGAGTAGGTGCCGTTCGCGCCGACCGTCTCGTTCGCGCCCGTCTTGACCGTGACGTTCGGTGCCGTCGTGTCGATCGAGAAGGCGAACGTGCTGGTCTGCGAGATGAGTCCCTTCAGATCCTGCGCGTTGTACTTCACCGTGTAGTTGCCCTCGGGAAGCGTGACGGTCGCGCTGTGCGACGCGGCCTTCGCTCCACCGGCGGCGGTTTGCGTGGACTTCACGAGCGTGCCGTCCTTGTAGATGTTCGCCACGATCCGCTGGAGCCCGTGGTTGTCGGTCGCGTCGACCTTGACCTCGAGCTTCTGGAAAGGCCCTGCCGTGGTCGGCGACACCAGGGTCACCTGCGGCTTGGTCTTGTCCGTGATCGTGAAGGCGAACTGCTGGGTCTGCGACAGGTTGCCGGCGAGGTCACGCGTGTTGTAGCGCAGCGTGTAGTCGCCGAGCGGCAGGCCACCGTTCACGACGGTCGACAGGTCGATCGTGTGGGTCGCCGACGCGGCACCGTCCGCCTTGAGCTGCGTGCTCTTGAGGAGCGCGCCGTTCTGGTAGATGTTGCCGACGACGACATCCAGACCGGTCTCGGCGTCGCGGGCCTCCAGCACGAGCGAGTTAGCGTTGCCGTCGATCTCCGGAGAGGTCGGGCTCGTCAGCTCGATGACGGGCTTGGAGGTGTCCTGCGACTTCGAGTAGTCCAGCGCGACGCGCATGAGCTCGACGATGCCGTTGGCGTACTCCTGCGACTCGGGGTGAGCCGCCGCGCCGTTGGGGTTGTCGCTCTCGAAGGGGGGCTGGAACTGCGATCCCACTTCGAAGTTCCACGCGTAGATGCCGTACTTGTACCACATCATGTCGCCCGAGTTTCCGGCGGCCGAGTACAGCACGTCGACGA
This genomic stretch from Microbacterium sp. SLBN-146 harbors:
- a CDS encoding lytic transglycosylase domain-containing protein, which encodes MRSDTSSSPARRLRRLAERRSRRRPAIVAASLAVGLLATAGVTGGLPVSSAQAVSANQAEAPFNDFALVSYSLPVEPAMIAGSAEASDVVTAAREALATAEGALDAAETVQADIAAAGVDLGATDAGVATDELSQATERLERGTDAQHTIFLPGLTEDVVDLVDPVDARVTELRAALDAAIAEKARLEAEAAEKARLEAEAAAASEAAAAAARTPAAPAAPNPVYATGGTAGDNSPAGAQASARAMLPEYGWGDDQFACLVSLWNKESGWNYQAYNRSSGATGIPQALPGSKMASAGGDWQTNAATQVRWGLGYIAGRYGSPCGAWSHSQSVGWY
- a CDS encoding HNH endonuclease signature motif containing protein translates to MEEQTDGPDDLGPPSDEVPGGFDDPFVGACECDACGTHGEGGFDPPDAVDRVSEISNYLGSVVADRLVAVAAMRREVIAVGPVHASLEIMERSVRLELAATLRITEYSAGELLALAEAVVDRYPAIRGAIARADMTEQHAKILVAGTDSVDPLHRAFILERGMELAKHHPVGQFRRHLARLIESVRETTLAQRHEAALADRRVAVEPGADGMAWLHLYAPAVEIHAIHGRMTAIAKQLKKQPDEARTLDHLRADVACDLLIDGAAEAHPAPVRGIRASVVVTVPALALLGDGEAVPPGCDPASVEGVGPIPLTTARRLCGGSGGWMRVLTHPETGMVLSVGRDRYQPPPELAKLVRWRAERCMAPGCEVPASRCQVDHSIAWQHGGSTALSNLGPLCQGHHTVKHHGGWSIRQLDGGAIEWTSPTGRQYVVQPERRVPVFRPTDAGAG
- a CDS encoding LLM class F420-dependent oxidoreductase, which gives rise to MTRFGYTLMTEQSGPLELVRYAQSAEAVGFDFEVSSDHYSPWLVSQGHAPYAWTVLGAVAQATSRVELMTYVTCPTMRYHPAVVAQKAATLQILSEGRFLLGLGSGENLNEHVVGEGWPSVDTRQTMLTEAIEIIRELHTGELVTYDGEYFRVDSARIWDVPDAGVEIGVAVSGSESIESFAPLSDHMIAVEPDAELVSGWDAARGGTSRKIGQIPISWDPDRDAAIARAHDQFRWFGGGWPVNAELSTPAGFQAASQFVRPEDVAESIACGPDLDAIAESVRPYIDAGFTDIAIVQIGDEQQDRFLAEAAEPLLEKLRGL
- a CDS encoding DUF2200 domain-containing protein encodes the protein MHRIYTMAFSAVYPLYVAKAERKGRTRAEVDQAIRWLTGFDEDALNRHLAENTTFEELFAASDLNANATLITGVVCGVRVQDIEDPLMQKIRYLDKLIDEIAKGRPMEKVLRTA
- a CDS encoding CoA pyrophosphatase produces the protein MPDSHQELSAREQLSALAEAAAERRAAPRATISAATNGPPSSDGRPAAILILFGVLDDLPADRDARSATVGRDLDVLLLARATTLRSHPGQVAFPGGRVDPGDADAVAAALREAQEETGLDPEGVDVLGVLEEIPLEYSQHLVTPVLAWWREPSPVRVVDVAESADVFRAPVAELLDPAHRGSTVIRRDGGEWRGPGFLVPHASGEHLVWGFTGMVLDEIFNRLGWTEPWDAARELPLPLPDGDDTGR
- a CDS encoding Dps family protein → MSTTATKAKTKTAPKKANRRTATGGAQLTDEQNAENGFQASRALSENLQRVLVDLIELASQGKQAHWNVVGRNFRDTHRQLDEIIEAARTFSDTIAERMRALHALPDGRSDTVSETTTLAEFPMGEVATTDVIDLMTERLESAIGTCRAVHDDVDDEDPTSADILHAILESLEQFAWMVSAENRTPAR